One genomic region from SAR92 clade bacterium H455 encodes:
- a CDS encoding RimK/LysX family protein, with translation MMVAEIYTWASVSKNSLSEGLSKLLLSIVTSCLLSSCALIPQLTKPAECPATAEIIPPLLEPQSCPEPQIVERIVTKIVVPESVPQATTAGKLHLPIVGAVEWAKIQPASLWIESRIDTGADTTSIHAENIQLVEKDGKRYVRFVLIDAVTGSAHQQELRLRRRVLIKQSGGADERRYVVRMWVTLGEIRSKIDVNLSDRTDFEYPLLIGRNFLMDNVIVDVSRHHTATVRPEISSD, from the coding sequence ATGATGGTGGCTGAGATATATACGTGGGCTTCTGTCTCTAAAAATTCTCTTTCAGAGGGTCTGTCTAAGCTGCTGTTGAGTATTGTTACCAGCTGCCTACTCTCCAGCTGCGCGCTAATTCCGCAATTGACTAAGCCGGCAGAATGTCCGGCGACAGCAGAAATTATTCCGCCACTGCTCGAGCCCCAGAGCTGTCCTGAGCCTCAGATTGTCGAGCGCATAGTCACCAAAATTGTGGTCCCAGAGTCAGTGCCACAGGCGACCACAGCGGGGAAATTGCATTTGCCTATAGTGGGCGCCGTAGAGTGGGCAAAGATTCAGCCTGCGAGTCTATGGATCGAATCGCGCATAGATACAGGTGCGGACACTACGTCTATACACGCCGAGAATATTCAGCTGGTGGAAAAAGATGGTAAGCGCTATGTGCGCTTTGTCTTGATCGATGCCGTCACCGGCAGTGCCCACCAGCAGGAGTTGAGATTGCGTCGCCGAGTGCTGATTAAGCAGAGTGGTGGTGCCGATGAGCGACGCTATGTGGTCAGAATGTGGGTGACGTTAGGTGAGATCCGTTCGAAGATTGATGTCAATCTCTCTGACCGCACCGACTTTGAATACCCGCTCTTGATCGGACGCAATTTCTTGATGGACAACGTGATTGTCGATGTCAGCCGCCATCACACAGCGACGGTGCGTCCGGAGATTAGCAGTGATTAA